A window of Melopsittacus undulatus isolate bMelUnd1 chromosome 2, bMelUnd1.mat.Z, whole genome shotgun sequence contains these coding sequences:
- the ICOSLG gene encoding LOW QUALITY PROTEIN: ICOS ligand (The sequence of the model RefSeq protein was modified relative to this genomic sequence to represent the inferred CDS: inserted 2 bases in 1 codon; substituted 3 bases at 3 genomic stop codons), with translation MELGQWELGSPTLVAGNGVEAREGCWLGLRGRGQKDSHPPSVLKSEYRCCSAAGRKSSARVGFRNGDRTELLSGVPPRNPAPESYGFLLLLLHTMRAVIALEKIIVSKLRENTTLSCIYRERELHLKDQWVYWQIDYDKEECTVVHALISGQDNESEQCIHLKKRTQSFWDRLENGDFSLLLLNISQSDEHTYKCVVLEKAEYTSMVHQAEVVLSLAAGYSQPVPSGPIGNSDSTGEEMTFSCRSGNGYPEPNLYXIXKTDNSHLPPSELMIIPQSNGTYSTFSTLKVKATSNMQIECSIENKILXENLSASYTQQKQSNGSSTESHKNLKKNGQGTQAAGIVSIVILTGVLAVIICXLRRQRASKTRVLHRS, from the exons ATGGAGCTGGGGCAATGGGAGCTGGGATCCCCCACGCTTGTCGCTGGAAACGGGGTTGAGGCGCGGGagggttgctggctggggctgCGGGGGAGAGGGCAGAAAGATTCCCACCCGCCCTCCGTATTAAAATCCGAGTACcgctgctgcagtgcagcggGCAGGAAGAGTTCTGCCAGGGTGGGCTTCCGAAATGGAGACCGGACCGAGTTGCTGAGCGGGGTGCCCCCACGGAACCCGGCGCCGGAAAG ttatggATTTCTGTTACTGCTCCTTCATACCATGAGAGC AGTGATTGCACTGGAGAAGATCATTGTCAGTAAACTTAGAGAAAATACTACATTGAGTTGTATTTATCGAGAAAGAGAATTGCACTTAAAAGATCAATGGGTATACTGGCAAATAGATTATGATAAAGAGGAGTGTACAGTTGTACATGCACTGATCTCTGGTCAAGACAATGAAAGTGAACAGTgtattcacttaaaaaaaaggacTCAGTCATTCTGGGATAGATTGGAAAATGGTGATTTTTCTCTACTATTACTAAACATCAGCCAGAGTGATGAACATACATACAAATGTGTAGTACTGGAGAAAGCTGAGTATACCAGTATGGTTCATCAGGCAGAAGTGGTTCTCAGTTTAGCAG ctggTTATAGCCAACCAGTACCCAGTGGCCCTATAGGTAACAGTGACAGCACTGGAGAGGAGATGACTTTCAGCTGTAGGTCTGGCAATGGATACCCAGAGCCCAATCTTTATTAGAT AAAAACTGACAATAGCCACCTGCCTCCATCAGAGCTAATGATCATCCCCCAGAGCAATGGCACTTACAGCACTTTTAGCACATTGAAGGTTAAAGCCACTTCTAACATGCAAATAGAGTGCTCCATAGAAAATAAGATACTATAGGAAAATCTATCAGCCAGCT ACACgcagcagaagcaaagcaatGGGTCTAGCACAGAAAGTcacaaaaacctgaaaaaaaatggtcAAGGTACTCAGGCAGCTGGCATAGTTTCCATTGTCATTCTGACAGGTGTTCTAGCTGTAATAATCTGCTAGCTGAGGAGACAGAGGGCCTCTAAGACTAGAGTCCTGCACAG GAGTTAG